The Diaphorobacter ruginosibacter genome contains a region encoding:
- a CDS encoding M20 aminoacylase family protein: MKVIDSIVAQAASIAAIRRDIHAHPELCFEEVRTADLVAAKLTEWGIPIHRGMGKTGVVGIVKGRDDGACGRAIGLRADIDALPMQEFNTFEHASRHKGKMHACGHDGHTAMLLAAAQHFSTHRDFDGIVYLIFQPAEEGGGGAREMINDGLFEKFPMQAVFGMHNWPGMAAGCFAVSPGPVMASSNDFTITIHGKGSHAAMPHMGIDPVPIAAQMVQAFQNIISRNKKPIEAGVISVTMIHAGEANNVVPDSCEMQGTVRTFSIEMLDLLERRMREVADHICAAFEATCDFKLNRNYPPTINSPAEAEFARKVMQGIVGEDNVLVQEPTMGAEDFSFMLLEKPGAYCFIANGDGAHREMGHGEGPCTLHNPSYDFNDDLIPLGATYWVQLAQQWLAHPTVK, translated from the coding sequence ATGAAAGTCATAGATTCGATCGTTGCCCAAGCGGCATCCATCGCTGCCATCCGGCGCGACATCCATGCTCATCCGGAGCTGTGTTTCGAAGAGGTGCGCACTGCCGACCTCGTCGCTGCCAAGCTCACCGAGTGGGGCATCCCCATCCATCGCGGCATGGGCAAGACCGGCGTCGTCGGCATCGTCAAGGGGCGGGATGATGGCGCATGCGGCCGCGCGATCGGCCTGCGCGCCGATATCGACGCGCTGCCGATGCAGGAGTTCAACACCTTCGAGCATGCCAGCCGGCACAAGGGCAAGATGCACGCCTGCGGGCACGACGGCCATACGGCCATGCTGCTGGCGGCTGCGCAGCATTTCTCCACGCACCGCGATTTCGATGGCATCGTCTATCTGATTTTCCAGCCTGCGGAAGAGGGCGGCGGTGGCGCGCGCGAAATGATCAACGACGGCCTGTTCGAGAAATTCCCGATGCAGGCCGTCTTCGGCATGCACAACTGGCCCGGCATGGCGGCAGGCTGCTTCGCGGTAAGCCCGGGCCCGGTCATGGCGTCGAGCAACGATTTCACCATCACCATCCACGGCAAGGGCAGCCACGCCGCCATGCCGCACATGGGCATCGATCCGGTGCCGATCGCCGCGCAGATGGTGCAGGCATTCCAGAACATCATCAGCCGCAACAAGAAGCCGATCGAGGCGGGCGTCATCTCGGTCACCATGATCCACGCGGGCGAGGCCAACAACGTGGTGCCCGACTCATGCGAGATGCAGGGCACGGTGCGCACCTTCAGCATCGAGATGCTCGATCTGCTGGAGCGCCGCATGCGCGAGGTCGCGGACCACATCTGCGCGGCCTTCGAGGCGACCTGTGATTTCAAGCTGAACCGCAACTATCCTCCCACCATCAACTCGCCCGCCGAGGCGGAGTTCGCACGCAAGGTGATGCAGGGCATCGTCGGCGAGGACAACGTTCTCGTGCAGGAGCCCACCATGGGCGCCGAGGATTTCTCGTTCATGCTGCTCGAGAAGCCGGGAGCCTACTGCTTCATCGCCAACGGCGATGGCGCGCATCGCGAGATGGGCCATGGCGAGGGGCCGTGCACGCTGCACAACCCCAGCTACGACTTCAACGACGATCTCATTCCGCTGGGCGCCACCTACTGGGTGCAACTGGCCCAGCAGTGGCTGGCCCATCCCACGGTCAAGTAA
- a CDS encoding molybdopterin-containing oxidoreductase family protein, which translates to MQSSNAAVRTVKGACPHDCPDTCSLVTTVVDGVATRVNGNPDHVFTGGVLCAKVSKYTERTYHAERVLQPLRRVGPKVPGERGRFVPVPWDEALADIAQRLHRVAASHPESVLPYSYAGTMGMVQGESMDRRFFHQLGASLLDRTICSTAGGEALLHTYGAKIGMRVEHYAESRLILIWGSNSIGSNLHFWRIAQDAKRNGARLVCIDPRKTETADKCHEHLQLLPGTDAALALALMHELIVNDWLDHDYIARHTLGWEALKERALQWPPRRAAEVCGLPEEQIRQLARDYGTTPQAAIRVNYGVQRARGGGNAVRAIACLPALVGAWRHRSGGLLLSSSGAYPFRRQALQRPDLLGERRPRTINMSAIGDALLHAGDAQFGPQVKAVVVYNSNPVAVAPESAKVARGFAREDLFTVVLEHFMTDTADLADYVLPATTQLEHWDIHGSYGHTDVLLNRPAIPPEGQARSNAQIFRDLAAHMAALDPRFSAPCFRDSDEELCRAAIADTGVDFDMLLSQGFASLQLPEAPFAEGRFPTPSGKCEFISASLGKLGVDPLPDYIPNYETPGSDARYPLAMISPPARNFLNSTFVNVKSLRNNEGAPLVEMHPDDAAERRIADGDTVRVHNTRGEHVCQARINGRARKGVVVGLGVWWRKDGENGTNVNELTHQRLTDIGRGPCFYDCVVDVERHAAPARTDAPAFINPASHPSP; encoded by the coding sequence ATGCAGTCCTCGAACGCCGCCGTCCGCACCGTCAAGGGTGCCTGCCCCCATGATTGCCCCGACACCTGCTCGCTGGTGACCACCGTCGTCGACGGCGTGGCCACGCGCGTGAACGGCAATCCCGACCATGTCTTCACAGGAGGCGTGCTGTGCGCCAAGGTGAGCAAGTACACCGAGCGCACCTACCACGCGGAGCGCGTGCTGCAGCCGCTCAGGCGCGTGGGGCCCAAGGTGCCCGGCGAGCGCGGCCGCTTCGTCCCCGTGCCATGGGACGAGGCGCTGGCCGACATCGCGCAGCGCCTGCACCGCGTCGCCGCAAGCCACCCCGAATCCGTGCTGCCCTACAGCTACGCGGGCACCATGGGCATGGTGCAGGGCGAGAGCATGGACCGCCGGTTCTTCCACCAGTTGGGGGCGTCACTGCTGGACCGCACCATCTGCTCCACGGCCGGAGGGGAAGCATTGCTGCACACCTATGGCGCAAAGATCGGCATGCGCGTCGAGCACTACGCCGAAAGCCGCCTCATCCTGATCTGGGGCAGCAACAGCATCGGCAGCAACCTGCATTTCTGGCGCATCGCGCAAGATGCCAAGCGCAATGGCGCGCGCCTGGTGTGCATCGACCCACGCAAGACCGAGACCGCCGACAAGTGCCACGAGCACCTGCAGCTGCTGCCGGGCACCGATGCGGCGCTGGCACTCGCGCTGATGCACGAGCTCATCGTCAACGACTGGCTCGACCACGACTACATCGCCCGGCACACGCTGGGCTGGGAAGCGCTGAAGGAACGCGCCCTGCAGTGGCCGCCACGGCGCGCAGCCGAAGTGTGCGGCCTGCCCGAGGAGCAGATCCGCCAACTGGCGCGCGACTATGGCACCACGCCCCAGGCTGCGATCCGCGTGAACTACGGCGTCCAGCGCGCGCGAGGCGGCGGCAACGCCGTGCGCGCCATCGCCTGCCTGCCGGCACTGGTGGGCGCGTGGCGCCATCGGTCCGGCGGCCTGCTGCTGTCGTCCTCGGGCGCCTATCCGTTCCGGCGGCAGGCGCTGCAGCGCCCCGACCTGTTGGGAGAGCGGCGCCCGCGCACCATCAACATGAGCGCCATCGGCGACGCGCTGCTGCATGCGGGCGATGCGCAGTTCGGCCCACAGGTGAAGGCCGTCGTGGTCTACAACAGCAACCCGGTGGCGGTGGCGCCTGAATCGGCCAAGGTCGCCAGGGGGTTCGCGCGCGAGGACCTGTTCACCGTCGTGCTCGAACATTTCATGACCGACACGGCCGATCTCGCGGACTATGTCCTTCCCGCCACCACCCAGCTCGAGCACTGGGATATCCATGGCAGCTACGGCCACACCGACGTTCTGCTCAATCGCCCCGCCATCCCCCCCGAGGGCCAGGCACGCAGCAACGCGCAGATCTTCCGCGATCTCGCCGCGCACATGGCGGCGCTCGACCCCAGGTTCTCCGCGCCGTGTTTCCGCGACAGCGATGAAGAGCTGTGCCGCGCGGCCATCGCCGATACCGGCGTTGATTTCGACATGCTGCTGTCCCAGGGGTTCGCCAGCCTGCAGTTGCCCGAGGCACCGTTCGCCGAAGGCCGCTTCCCCACCCCTTCGGGCAAGTGCGAATTCATCAGTGCCTCACTTGGCAAGCTGGGGGTCGACCCGCTTCCCGACTACATCCCCAACTACGAGACGCCGGGCAGCGATGCGCGCTATCCGCTGGCGATGATCTCGCCGCCCGCGCGCAACTTCCTGAATTCCACCTTCGTGAACGTGAAAAGCCTGCGCAACAACGAGGGCGCGCCGCTCGTGGAGATGCACCCCGACGACGCGGCCGAACGCCGCATCGCGGACGGCGACACGGTGCGCGTGCACAACACCCGCGGGGAACACGTCTGCCAGGCCCGCATCAACGGCCGCGCACGCAAGGGCGTGGTCGTGGGACTGGGCGTGTGGTGGCGCAAGGATGGCGAGAACGGCACGAACGTGAACGAACTCACCCACCAGCGACTGACGGACATCGGGCGCGGCCCGTGCTTCTATGACTGCGTGGTGGACGTGGAGCGGCATGCCGCTCCAGCGCGCACCGACGCTCCGGCCTTCATCAATCCAGCTTCACACCCGTCGCCTTGA
- a CDS encoding acyl-CoA-binding protein, with translation MSDLNTHFETAVANSKLLSERPDNPTLLKIYALYKQATVGDNDEKKPSFSDIVGRAKWDAWEKLKDTSSDDAKQQYIDLIESLRG, from the coding sequence ATGTCCGATCTGAACACGCATTTCGAAACCGCCGTCGCCAACTCCAAGCTCCTGAGCGAGCGTCCCGACAATCCGACGCTGCTGAAGATCTACGCGCTGTACAAGCAGGCAACCGTGGGCGACAACGACGAGAAGAAGCCGAGCTTCTCGGATATCGTTGGGCGGGCCAAGTGGGATGCGTGGGAGAAGCTCAAGGACACGAGCTCGGATGATGCGAAGCAGCAGTACATTGATCTGATCGAGTCTCTGCGCGGTTGA
- a CDS encoding DNA-3-methyladenine glycosylase I → MADTKQTPAPVAGLFTDDSGQPRCFWCGASPLYKHYHDHEWGFPVDDERRLFEKLCLEGFQAGLSWITILNKREAFRAGFANFEAEELSRFGESDIARLLADAGIVRHRGKIESAINNAARVLELRREFGSLGAYVWSYAPRAAEDRPALNTYDAVRAITATAASQALSKDLKKRGFSFVGPTTMYAFMQAMGLVNDHIAGCHVHQAAEQARVNFTMPKFG, encoded by the coding sequence ATGGCCGATACCAAGCAAACTCCAGCACCCGTGGCGGGACTTTTCACCGATGACAGCGGGCAGCCGCGCTGCTTCTGGTGCGGGGCATCCCCTCTGTACAAACATTATCACGACCACGAATGGGGATTCCCGGTGGACGATGAGCGACGCCTGTTCGAGAAGCTTTGCCTCGAAGGGTTCCAGGCGGGGCTCAGCTGGATCACCATCCTCAACAAGCGGGAGGCATTTCGCGCCGGCTTTGCCAACTTCGAGGCCGAGGAGCTGTCGCGTTTCGGCGAGAGTGACATCGCTCGCCTGCTGGCCGATGCCGGCATCGTGCGTCACCGGGGCAAGATCGAGTCGGCGATCAACAATGCCGCCCGCGTGCTGGAGCTGCGTCGTGAGTTCGGGTCGCTCGGCGCCTATGTCTGGAGCTATGCCCCGCGGGCTGCCGAAGACCGGCCGGCACTGAATACCTATGACGCCGTGCGCGCCATCACGGCCACGGCCGCGTCGCAGGCGCTGTCCAAGGATCTCAAGAAGCGCGGCTTCAGCTTCGTGGGGCCCACCACCATGTACGCCTTCATGCAGGCCATGGGGCTGGTCAATGACCATATCGCGGGCTGCCATGTCCACCAGGCGGCCGAGCAGGCGCGTGTGAACTTCACCATGCCGAAATTCGGGTGA
- a CDS encoding aminopeptidase: MKYLIPRSLPHLLACLGATVALCGCASTMEDSTLGYYWQSFRGHMSLMNSAKPIDDWIGDPALKPALRERLELARRARRFAVDELALPDNASYHRYAQLERSAAVWNVVAAPPYSLRLHTWCFPVTGCIGYRGYFAEADARAEAQRMQQAGLEVSVYPVPAYSTLGYSNWMGGDPILSTFIGWPEGDFVRLLFHELAHQVAYASGDTGFNESYATAVERLGVQQWLREQSTPAAQEEFNASEQRRAEFRALTRSTREALENVYRSAAPAQASNDHPALAAGKQQAMQAFRDHYAQLRERWIREGHAQPGQLAALDRWVRDANNAAFGAQGAYDDLVPAFLTLFEHEGRDWQRFHAAVKRMARADGEERKAALEELMPASSSGARSLGFSRAP; encoded by the coding sequence ATGAAATATCTCATTCCCCGCAGCCTGCCGCACCTTCTGGCCTGCCTGGGTGCCACGGTGGCGCTCTGCGGATGCGCCTCCACCATGGAGGACAGCACGCTGGGCTACTACTGGCAGTCGTTTCGCGGGCACATGTCACTCATGAACTCGGCCAAGCCCATCGACGACTGGATCGGCGACCCTGCCCTCAAGCCCGCCCTGCGCGAGCGACTGGAACTGGCACGGCGGGCGCGCCGCTTCGCCGTGGACGAACTCGCCCTGCCCGACAACGCCAGCTATCACCGCTACGCCCAGCTGGAGCGCAGCGCCGCCGTCTGGAACGTCGTGGCCGCGCCGCCGTACTCCCTCAGGCTGCACACCTGGTGCTTCCCGGTGACGGGCTGCATCGGCTACCGCGGCTATTTCGCCGAGGCGGACGCGCGAGCCGAAGCGCAGCGAATGCAGCAGGCAGGCCTGGAGGTGAGCGTCTACCCCGTGCCTGCGTATTCCACGCTGGGCTACTCCAATTGGATGGGTGGCGACCCCATCCTCAGCACCTTCATCGGCTGGCCCGAGGGCGATTTCGTCCGGCTGCTGTTTCACGAGCTGGCCCATCAGGTGGCCTACGCTTCGGGCGACACCGGCTTCAACGAATCGTATGCCACGGCCGTGGAGCGGCTGGGCGTTCAGCAATGGCTGCGCGAGCAATCCACACCAGCGGCGCAGGAGGAGTTCAACGCCAGCGAGCAGCGCCGCGCGGAATTCCGCGCGCTCACGCGGAGCACGCGGGAGGCGCTCGAGAACGTCTACAGGAGCGCCGCTCCTGCCCAGGCCAGCAATGACCACCCGGCCCTTGCAGCCGGAAAACAGCAGGCCATGCAGGCCTTTCGCGACCACTATGCGCAACTGCGGGAACGCTGGATCCGCGAGGGCCACGCCCAACCGGGGCAGTTGGCCGCTCTTGACCGCTGGGTACGTGACGCCAACAACGCGGCCTTCGGGGCGCAAGGTGCTTACGATGACCTGGTGCCCGCGTTCCTCACGCTGTTCGAGCACGAGGGGCGTGACTGGCAGCGCTTTCACGCTGCGGTGAAGCGGATGGCGCGGGCTGATGGGGAGGAGCGCAAGGCGGCGCTGGAGGAGCTGATGCCTGCTTCCTCGTCCGGGGCTCGATCGCTGGGCTTTTCTCGTGCCCCGTAG
- a CDS encoding Bug family tripartite tricarboxylate transporter substrate binding protein produces the protein MKRRSLLQHAAALTGAAAAPWALAQSGNYPHQPIRWVVPYPAGGGTDVLARAVAEAMRGGLGAQIIVDNRPGASTNIGAQIVATSKPDGYTVLSADNAVLAYNEYLFTKLPFHPEKDFTYVGGLTRFPLVLVVHPGFAEGRTFKDFMAYVRANPGKVNYASPGNGSPHHLAMEMFKYRTKTFLTHIPYRGAAPALQDVMGGQVPCMFLDLAAGLSVIQSGKVKALAIGSAKRAPLLPDVPTLAEVGIQDTEVYAFQGMLAPAGLPADITKRLNTELNKALASPEVVKRMQDYGMESLAGTPEQFRAMARAEARRWGPIIKATGVKLD, from the coding sequence ATGAAACGCAGAAGCCTGCTCCAACACGCCGCCGCCCTCACCGGGGCCGCCGCCGCACCCTGGGCGCTCGCACAGTCCGGCAACTATCCGCACCAGCCGATCCGCTGGGTCGTGCCGTATCCCGCGGGCGGCGGCACCGACGTGCTGGCGCGCGCGGTGGCCGAGGCCATGCGGGGCGGACTCGGTGCGCAGATCATCGTGGACAACCGGCCGGGGGCCTCCACCAACATCGGTGCGCAGATCGTGGCCACGTCCAAGCCCGATGGCTATACGGTGCTCTCCGCCGACAACGCGGTACTGGCCTACAACGAGTACCTGTTCACCAAGCTGCCGTTCCATCCCGAAAAGGACTTCACCTACGTAGGCGGTTTGACGCGCTTTCCGCTGGTGCTCGTGGTCCATCCGGGCTTTGCCGAGGGCCGGACGTTCAAGGATTTCATGGCCTATGTGCGCGCCAATCCCGGCAAGGTGAACTACGCCTCGCCCGGCAACGGCTCGCCGCATCATCTGGCGATGGAGATGTTCAAGTACCGCACGAAGACCTTCCTCACGCACATTCCCTATCGCGGCGCGGCGCCGGCGCTGCAGGACGTGATGGGCGGGCAGGTGCCGTGCATGTTCCTCGACCTGGCCGCCGGGCTGTCGGTGATCCAGTCGGGCAAGGTCAAGGCGCTCGCGATCGGCTCGGCCAAGCGTGCGCCGCTGCTGCCCGACGTGCCGACGCTCGCCGAGGTCGGCATCCAGGACACCGAGGTCTACGCCTTCCAGGGGATGCTGGCGCCGGCCGGGTTGCCTGCCGACATCACGAAGCGCCTCAACACCGAGCTCAACAAGGCGCTGGCCTCGCCCGAGGTGGTCAAGCGCATGCAGGACTACGGCATGGAGTCGCTGGCCGGCACGCCCGAGCAATTCAGGGCAATGGCACGGGCCGAGGCCCGGCGCTGGGGTCCGATCATCAAGGCGACGGGTGTGAAGCTGGATTGA
- a CDS encoding TraB/GumN family protein: MVLGKALQGCDRPAPAYGPGRLRRWARAARQAVVPALLSAGLSLVIVPGAARAEGAGCPPAAQMPDQATLQSLMRNARDRGVLWRLEKDGRTSWLYGTIHVAEQAWMVPGPLVMDALRSADALALELNLLDPAVMEQLLSAMRTQPGAKPLPQPLQERLQALKERECVGTQIDALRPDAQVVSLATLIARREGLDPSYGIDLTLGGVATGMRKPVIGLESVQTQIRQMISDDPKQVEETVRTGLAQLEREDAGTTLSLLAHAWADGRMNLLESYPTWCRCLTDAAEKREYERMVVGRNPGMARAIGREIASGRNLFVAVGALHMAGRDALPKLLEQQGFHVTRVEFPGNDPSGMPASH, encoded by the coding sequence ATGGTCTTGGGAAAAGCGTTGCAGGGATGTGACCGGCCGGCCCCGGCGTATGGCCCTGGGCGATTGCGCCGCTGGGCGCGCGCCGCACGGCAGGCGGTGGTTCCCGCGCTGCTCTCGGCAGGGCTCTCCCTGGTGATCGTGCCGGGCGCAGCGCGTGCGGAGGGCGCGGGCTGTCCGCCGGCGGCGCAGATGCCCGACCAGGCCACGTTGCAGTCGCTGATGCGGAATGCGCGTGATCGCGGCGTGCTCTGGCGCCTGGAGAAGGATGGGCGCACGAGCTGGCTCTACGGCACGATTCACGTCGCAGAGCAGGCCTGGATGGTGCCGGGTCCCTTGGTGATGGATGCGCTGCGCTCCGCGGATGCGCTGGCCCTCGAACTCAATTTGCTTGATCCTGCCGTCATGGAGCAACTGCTCTCCGCCATGCGCACCCAGCCCGGCGCGAAGCCGTTGCCGCAGCCGCTGCAGGAGCGGCTTCAGGCCTTGAAGGAGCGGGAATGCGTGGGCACGCAGATCGATGCCCTGCGTCCCGATGCGCAGGTCGTCTCGCTTGCCACGCTGATTGCGCGCCGCGAAGGGCTCGACCCGTCCTATGGCATCGACCTCACGCTGGGCGGCGTGGCCACGGGCATGCGCAAGCCCGTGATCGGCCTGGAGTCGGTGCAGACACAGATTCGCCAGATGATCTCCGACGACCCGAAGCAGGTGGAGGAAACCGTGCGCACGGGGCTGGCCCAGCTCGAGCGCGAAGATGCGGGCACGACCCTGTCCCTGCTGGCCCATGCCTGGGCGGACGGGCGCATGAACCTGCTCGAGAGCTATCCCACATGGTGCCGGTGCCTGACGGATGCCGCCGAGAAGCGGGAGTACGAGCGCATGGTGGTCGGCCGTAATCCAGGCATGGCGCGCGCCATCGGCCGGGAGATCGCTTCCGGCCGCAACCTGTTCGTCGCCGTCGGTGCGCTGCACATGGCCGGTCGCGATGCCTTGCCGAAACTTCTGGAGCAGCAGGGCTTCCACGTCACGCGCGTGGAATTTCCGGGCAACGATCCCTCCGGCATGCCTGCATCCCATTGA
- a CDS encoding M14 family metallopeptidase, translating into MIPIPDAFAGRYALARARFIAGVAANGLQLQQYPHPLKGLEGEELAVDVALDGSPDAERLLIVSSGCHGVEGLCGSGVQVFALHDEEWRAKARAEGIAVLYVHALNPHGFSFLRRVTQENVDLNRNFIDFGKPRPSNPEYGQLDPILLPERWPPDLQNEAELGRMVAQLGEPRLQAIISRGQYDWPAGLFYGGAEPTWSHRTLRSILQAYGSRARHIAWLDVHTGLGPFGYCERIYIGAGDSASMQRAEGWWGGNGTTPVTLAGGAGSASAELNGQMHGCMLQECPQAELTGIALEFGTEPAIQVLQALRGDHWLHKHPEAAADEALVAQIRAQMRKAFYDDSDGWKGQVISQARQAMFQAVDGLAASD; encoded by the coding sequence ATGATCCCGATTCCAGACGCTTTCGCAGGCCGCTATGCGCTGGCCCGCGCCCGATTCATCGCCGGCGTGGCGGCGAACGGACTGCAGCTTCAGCAGTATCCCCACCCGCTCAAGGGGCTGGAGGGCGAGGAACTGGCGGTGGACGTGGCGCTCGATGGCTCGCCCGACGCGGAACGCCTGCTGATCGTGAGCAGTGGCTGCCACGGTGTCGAGGGGCTGTGCGGCAGCGGTGTGCAGGTGTTCGCGCTGCATGATGAGGAATGGCGCGCGAAGGCGCGTGCCGAGGGAATTGCGGTGCTGTACGTGCATGCGCTCAATCCGCATGGCTTCTCGTTCCTGCGCCGCGTCACGCAGGAAAACGTGGACCTGAACCGCAACTTCATCGACTTCGGCAAGCCGCGTCCCTCCAATCCCGAATACGGGCAGCTCGACCCGATCCTGCTGCCCGAACGCTGGCCGCCCGATCTCCAGAACGAAGCGGAACTGGGGCGCATGGTGGCGCAGCTCGGCGAACCCCGGCTGCAGGCCATCATCAGCCGCGGCCAGTACGACTGGCCGGCAGGCCTGTTCTATGGCGGCGCCGAACCCACCTGGAGCCACCGCACGCTGCGGTCCATTCTTCAAGCCTACGGCAGCCGCGCTCGGCACATCGCCTGGCTTGACGTGCACACGGGGCTGGGTCCGTTCGGTTATTGCGAACGCATCTATATCGGCGCGGGCGACAGCGCATCCATGCAACGCGCGGAAGGCTGGTGGGGCGGCAACGGTACCACCCCCGTGACGCTGGCCGGAGGAGCGGGCTCCGCGTCCGCCGAGCTGAACGGACAAATGCACGGCTGCATGCTGCAGGAATGCCCGCAGGCCGAGCTCACGGGAATCGCGCTGGAGTTCGGCACGGAGCCCGCCATCCAGGTGCTGCAGGCGCTGCGTGGCGACCACTGGCTGCACAAGCACCCCGAGGCCGCAGCCGACGAGGCGTTGGTGGCGCAGATCCGTGCGCAGATGCGCAAGGCGTTCTATGACGATTCGGATGGCTGGAAGGGACAGGTCATCAGCCAGGCGCGACAGGCGATGTTCCAGGCCGTGGATGGCTTGGCTGCATCCGATTGA
- a CDS encoding fumarylacetoacetate hydrolase family protein: MKLATYKDGSRDGQLVVVSRDLSTAHYATGIADRLQQVLDDWNFLSPQLQDLYDQLNAGRGRHPFPFDPAQCMAPLPRAYQWADGSAYINHVELVRKARNAEVPESFYIDPLMYQGGSDDFLGPCDDVVVPSEAMGIDFEAEIAVITGDVKMGASPEQALDGVRLVMLANDVSLRNLIPAELAKGFGFFQSKPATAFSPVAVTLDELGDAWDKGRVNLTLTSTWNGRRVGMCDAGPEMTFHFGQLIAHICKTRNVRAGSIVGSGTVSNKDWSKGYSCIAEKRCIETIQDGQPKTEFMKFGDTIRIEMKNKAGQSLFGAIEQAIADPNAA; this comes from the coding sequence ATGAAACTTGCCACCTACAAAGACGGCTCGCGCGACGGCCAGCTCGTCGTGGTCTCGCGTGACCTGAGCACAGCCCATTATGCGACCGGCATCGCCGACCGCCTGCAGCAGGTGCTGGACGACTGGAATTTCCTCTCGCCCCAGTTGCAGGACCTGTACGACCAGCTCAATGCCGGCCGCGGCCGGCATCCCTTTCCGTTCGACCCGGCGCAATGCATGGCGCCCCTGCCGCGCGCCTACCAGTGGGCTGACGGCTCGGCCTACATCAACCACGTGGAACTGGTGCGCAAGGCGCGCAATGCCGAAGTGCCCGAGAGCTTCTATATCGACCCGCTGATGTACCAGGGCGGCAGCGACGACTTCCTGGGGCCGTGCGATGACGTGGTGGTGCCGAGCGAGGCCATGGGCATCGACTTCGAGGCAGAGATCGCCGTGATCACAGGCGATGTGAAGATGGGCGCATCGCCCGAGCAGGCGCTGGACGGGGTCCGCCTGGTGATGCTTGCCAACGACGTGAGCCTGCGCAACCTGATCCCCGCGGAACTGGCCAAGGGCTTCGGCTTCTTCCAGAGCAAGCCGGCCACGGCGTTCAGCCCCGTCGCGGTCACGCTCGACGAGCTTGGCGATGCCTGGGACAAGGGCCGCGTGAACCTCACGCTCACCTCCACATGGAACGGCCGCCGCGTCGGCATGTGCGATGCCGGACCGGAAATGACCTTCCACTTCGGGCAGCTCATTGCGCATATCTGCAAGACGCGCAACGTGCGCGCGGGCAGCATCGTGGGCAGCGGCACGGTGAGCAACAAGGACTGGTCCAAGGGCTATTCCTGCATCGCGGAAAAGCGCTGCATCGAGACCATCCAGGACGGCCAGCCCAAGACCGAATTCATGAAGTTCGGCGACACCATCCGTATCGAGATGAAGAACAAGGCCGGCCAGAGCCTGTTCGGTGCGATCGAGCAGGCCATTGCCGATCCGAACGCGGCCTGA